Part of the Ficedula albicollis isolate OC2 chromosome 18, FicAlb1.5, whole genome shotgun sequence genome, CTGAGCCTCAGACGGGTCATTCCTGAGAAAGCCCCAACCTGACCATGTGGGCTGCAATATTCCTGTCACTGTTCCCAGCCCgcagccctgacacagctggcACCAAGGGCTGTAGCCAGATTTACTCCATGGagcaagcagagcaggaagaacGCACCTTCGGCCTCCTCAGCAGGGATGGCTTTCATCAGCAGGCCTGTGGAGCGCAGGGACAGGGCCAGCTCCTTCTGTCGGTCACTCAGCACAACCTGCAGGCAAGGGGCagtgtcctggcagtgccctggcaggggctgggcgtggggggctggggacagcttgTCACAAATACAGGGTGAGCTAACAGGTTCACCACAGCCTCTCTGTCCTTGCCTGGAGAGCAATTCCAGACAAAGAGGGAGGGTCAGACTCCGTTTAGGAGatctgtgccctgctgggcatccctgggagcagagacacTCAGGGTGCAGGGAGCCCCCCTCACCTTCCTGTAGGTCACTGAGAGATCGATGCCAGGGCCATCCAGGGCGCTTTTCTTCTTGGTCGTGCTCAGCTCTGTGAGGAAGGAACCGGGTGGGATTGAATTTCCCTCAACCCACCTGTCTGTGGTCAGCAGAGAGGGATCCTGCCATGGGCTGAgccaccccagtgtcacacagaAGTGGCCTTCTGTCACACTTTGTCCCCTCTGTCAGTGGCACGGGCTCACTGCAGGCTCTGTGCCCAGCTTCAGGGACAAATATCCATTGGACTGGACACCAGAGTGCACTGATGGAGGAGCTGGATGGGGCTTCTGGGACAGTCCAGCCTTCAAGTGCTCTTGTTCCACCCCTGGCAACTCGAGGAACTGGATTTCTTACAGGAAAAGCATCTGGCTGTGAAGCCCAGCTTGTCTTCTCAACTAAATCAGGCCTCTGGTCCAACTCCCAAGTGCCCTGGAGCCAACCAAAGGCAGACCACCAACCCTagcagagcccaggagccaCCAGGGCTTCCATACAGCCTGATTTCTGGGCCCAGGGGGGAGACGGAGGCATTTAGGGGAGTCTGGTCTGGAACAAGGAATACTGCCCCTggcctggagctctgcaggccatgggatggcatgggtgggatgtggggatggcaggagccctgtccaggctggggctggtgggacacacacacctctgtgggaagggctgtcctgcacctgggtcagcAGCTCTGTCAGGAACACATCCTCAGCTGGGTCCTGCGCCGGGTCCTGGAACAGCACCTGAAAGAGAGGAACCTCCCTCAGAGGAACATCCCTGGGAGGAACATCTCTCAGAGGATCATCCCTGACAGGAACATCTCTCAGAGGATCATCTCCTCTGTCTCCCTGAGGTGTCACACGaggctttttgcttctccagaACAGCCAAGGTGGAGCTGGGATCTTTTCATGGCACTCCGGGATGGGGGAACTGCCCTGGCTCGGCTTCCTGAGCCCCAGGAGTGTGGCAGGCCTTGCCAGGAGCCGCGGGGCCCTGGCCAGCCGAGCCACAGGCAGTGTCCCCTGCCACTGGATGTCACTGTGCCCTCAGAGatgaggcagctcccagccacacGCCCACATCACCGGGagcactgtccccagggtgtcacagcccgaggtgtctcctcaGAGCTGAGATCCCCTCAGCAGGACGTGCAGGTGGTTTgagcccagctctctcctttGCCCGCccatgagaggctgcaggaggctgttcttagaggtttccaTGGCTGGTTGttgttccttatctcaggaatgctctgtccagccaacagcgctctgctcgccagacgtgcagggcagaatctgcctgagaaaggcagggcTTGTCTTTTATACTCTGAATTACCTACCAGCTATTTACACTTGACTCCCAATGCACTTCAGTCTTATAAcctggtccagctctgtccccatcccatctgacagtgccagcgtgtcacccagcatggatgacacggagaacaaggaggaagaagtgtccacaccccaaattctccatgttggccacgagccccttaatataaacatcCTAGAAATCTACctattctacattctaacagcCCAATTTACacactatttatttttgcagcttgcatttcttctctcaatgttggcaaattgttccaaggagctaaatccagcccctgagacacctgggtctcattcgagggtctttggggaccccgCCAGGGGGGTCTTAaacctcccagggcagccagaggagcactctgggctcccacaccAGGCCAGGCTGAGATGTTGCTGAGCTTCAGGGGACACAGTTTCTCTCTgatccaacctaaatctccaGATCGCTCCAGCCCAATggattcttttctttccatgggTTTGTATTGGGCAAGGTGTGAAGAGCAGGGCCTGGAGAACCTCTGCCAGGCTCTCCTGgccccacagccagctcctgtgGGACTTGGCTCACACCTGTGGGCAGcttcctgcagccagagaggAACAGGGGTGTCCTGAGCcagaagggaaaacagggaCAGTGTTTGTTTGTGAGGCAGCCTCACACCCTGtggcacaggagagcagctcaggggcCTCTGTCTGAAAACCACATCTGGAGCCAGCTCCTTATCCCCTGCCTAAGTCACCCATCTGTCTGAAAACCACATCTGGAGCCAGCTCCTCATCCCCTGCCTGAGTCACCCACGCTCTCACTGCCAGGTTTTacctggaggagagaaagaggaagaaaatttcaCTAGGAAATCCAAATGCCTGGCCACAAACCGAGGCCCAAGTGCTCCAAGGACTGGCAGGCTGTGGGTGATTGGTGAAGTCGTGAGGATGGAATTACCAAAGGAATTACCAAAGCTCTTTGCAAGCCACGTGACAGTTTGCTCAGGCAGgggctcctcctgtgctgcagtaGGTGCCACAGTGGCTGTGGGCAGATTAAAAGGAGCTCTGTGCATCATCCTGAGCTTTGGAGGGGCTCAGGGAGGAGAGGGTTAACGTTGTATGCCAAATTTAACACTTCTTTGCTCTCCTATCAAGTGCCAGGCCTCGCTCTGATACCATTTCAGAACAAAGCTGGcaggaaataaatcaaatgGTGCTGCAGGAAACCCTGCAAAGCCCCTGCAGGTACAGGGAGCTTTTGGCAAAGCTGCTCAGCAAAGCCCGGTTTGCTCCCAGAGCATCTGAAGCAGGAGGAGTACCAGGGCTCCTGAGACCCTgaacccagcagagcaggaaatcTGTGACTCTGGGGGGAATTTCAGGGCTCTCTTTGCTGAGCTGAGATCCTGGAATGGCCCTGGCAGGATCACtggctccagctgagctgagctccagggaCTCCAGCTCtaggagctggcagggagggatgggctggggggaAACAGGATCCAGGCTTGGATCTGCTGGGAGCCCCCAGACCCcgctggctctgcacagctctgccagcccttgCAGGGCCCCTGCAGGCCCGGGGGCTGTGCCACCCACCTTGACAGAGTGCACCTGGAAGCAGACGGGCTGGGTGCCCATGCGGGCGTAGTAGGCGATGACATCGGTGAGGAACAGGTCGGTCACCAGGGCCCTGCTTGGTGATGACGGCTGTGGGGGCAAATGGCAGGTTGGGTCAGCCTCTGCCACTTCTCAGAAACCCTGCCACAAAGCCTCACACCTTCCTGGGCACAGAGTGAGGGATGAGCTGTTCTACGGCCTCGCCAATCACACGGAGTGGGAGCTGCGCCCACCTCTCAGCCCTTTTTGTGTAGGCTGCCAATGCTGGCTCAAACTGCCGGGAAATGAGAGCTGGGGGGATTTCagcaaaagttttctttcttgaaatcTGCCATTTCCTGTCCCCTGGTCAAAAAACCCATCACAGCAAACGGCTCTtgtgggctggggctgggtcagACATGGGCACCTCCTGGCAGGGCCCTGGGGAGGGTTTGCAGGAGATTTCAGTCTGGGGAtggagagccctgcagggccctGGGGAGGGTTTGCAGGAGATTTCAGTCTGGGGAtggagagccctgcagggccctGGGGAGGGTTTGCAGGAAAAGATCTCAGTCTGGGGAtggagagccctgcagggcactggggagggtttgcacccccccccccccccccccccccccccccccccccccccccccccccccccccccccccccccccccccccccccccccccccccccccccccccccccccccccccccccccccccccccccccccccccccccccccccccccccccccccccccccccccccccccccccccccccccccccccccccccccccccccccccccccccccccccccccccccccccccccccacagacCCCTCctcaggtgctgcaggtgtTTTTGGGAAATGGGGAGGTTTTCCTCATACCATGTTGGCCAGCTTGGGGATCATGTGACACAGGGTGTTGATGTTGCTCTCGTACCAGGGATCAGCCCTGCCCAGGTACCCGGCCACCTCACACAGCTCCTCGGGGTCAGCCTGGTCCTGCAGGGGAAACACAGCTCACAGTCACTCCAGCCTGGGGattgtttgcttttcctgggCTTGTATGGAGCACAATGTGAAGAGAAGGTCCTGGAGAGCCCCTTCCAGCCACTTCCAGCCCTACATCCAGCTCCTGTGGGACTTGGCTCACACTCATGGGAAGCTTTCTGCAGCCAAAGAGGAACAGGGGTGTTCCCCATGTCAGGAGCCATGAGGAGGTAGAGAGAacctcccttttcctgcttcaCTTCCATGAGGAATGAAAAGAGGGAATACTGATCTTTTAAACAGCCTGTTTGTCAGGGATCACAGCCAGCTCTGGACCAGCTTAAAATACCCTAAATTCAATTGTTTCTTTACCTCTGTCACAAGGCTGTGCGAGGTGATGTGCCTGACATAACCCACAAGTAGAGACTCACAGACCTAAAAGCGGGGCCATGGCCAAGGAGGCAAAGCCCTCAATGAGCAGCAACTGCTTCCCCTCAGCACCCGGGAGCgggaaaagcagcagccctTGGCTAAACCTCACGGATCCTCCTGTAACTGAGGCCTGGAGGCAGAACTGGAGGAGCCGTGACTCCAaactgagcccagcagctccgTGTTGGCTCCCACCCTCCTTGTTCTGGGACCAGGGCAGGAACGGGCGGGAGTTCCTGGGTGcccctgctcttcccccagATCCCATCCCCAGGCGCTGCCCGGCACTGACCGCAGCAGCCGCGGGGTGGGGCTGCCCcggcagcacagggatgtggtaGAGCTGCAGGTTCAGCCTGGGCGTCAGGAACACTCGCCGGGCTTCCCGCTTCCTGAAACGAAAAATGTGATGTCCTGAGGGGAAGGGGCAGAACGCGGCTCCTGGGCaaggctgggcagtgccaggacgCTGCGGCTGCGCTAACCATGTGCGGCTGCGCTGCCACGTGCCTCCCTCGCTGCCTCCTTTCACAGGATGTGCCCTGGGCTCCCAAACCGAGCAAGGGGAGGTGATGGGAAGCGTCAGAGAGGATTTTGTCAGGGCCTGGCGTCCCCgtgcacccagctctgctcgCCAGGCTGCGCACATGGTtacccaccccaccccacccctggggaaccagctggggacagccggCTGGGAAACGGCTTCTCTGTAGAGTTTTCCCCTTTGGTATGGGCTAACACCTTGCCTCGTTTGTTGTTGGTTCCACCGAGCCCACGGACAGAGGGGAGGACTCGCTGTGTGCATCTCCCGGGCGAGCAGAGCCGCGGGCGGCGGGGGGGCGCGCTTGGGAGCCGAAGAGCCGGgtcccagcccggcccggggggCGCTGAACCAACCCCGTCCCCAGCCACCCCGGCTGTGCCGACGGCCCGAAGGACAAAGGcgccaccctgccctgctgtcccccagagccccaggtACCTGAGGGAGTGGAAGGCTTGTGCCAGGCGGCCCAGGATGCGATcgtcccccagcagcaccacgcGGGCGGTGTGCAGCCTCTGGAGCGAGGCCGCGGGCTCCGGGGACACTCCTGCCCTCCTGGGCAGCTTCCCGGGGGGCTTCCCCCCGGGGACATTGCTGCCGGCCTGCAGCAAGGCCACGCTCTCCAGCGGGGACAGCTTCTTCTTGATGCCGCCCTTCCTGTGGAGCCGGGAGCGCTCGGGGTCCGCGGCGCAGGGGGCGCAGGGCTCGTCCTGCGCGGGCAGGTCCCGCTCGATGCCGCTGTCCGTGGACAGCACGGAGAAGCGGCTCCGGCCGCAGCAGCCGCAGTCCGCGAGCATGTCCTGCATCTCCAGGGCGTCCAGGTCCTGCCCGAGGCAGTCGGGCTCGCAGCTCTGCGACAGCGGGCGGAGGAACAgcaccagctccttccctgcgGGCGCAGAGCAGCTTCAGGCTCTGCACCGTCCTCCCCAGCTTCCCCCCTCCAGGACACCGCAGAGCTGAGATCTGCAACAGTGGCTGCAAGGGCAGGCAGCCCTTCAGCCCACTTCCCACTGAGAGAGCTCAgtcccagaatcccagactagcctgggttggaagggacctggaAGTTCATCTGgttcccatcccctgccatgggcaggggcacctcccaccagagctcagagctccatccagcctggccttggacactgccaggggtccaggggcagccacaacaaagccaggtgctctgggcataccctgctgcagccccagctgcttcACCCCTTCGTGCCCCAAATGCCCTGACCCggccccagcagccccccaggaaggaaggagggctggagcagccagcacaaaTCTCCACGAGCCTGGCCTTGGGACAATGGTTCCAAAACTCCCTGCCCCAAGGGTCAGGGCTAAGTGACCTCTGTGGGGCAGGACCCCCAGGCTCAGACCCCACCCAGCTCCCCCCAGCTGGAGGcactcacagagctgctcatcTTCTGTCCACAGGTGGAAGCTGATGCTGGGGTTGGGCAGAGGGgtcccctgcagcccttcccGGGGAGCATTCCCTGGGGAAACAAAGATGCTTGGAGCACATGGGAGCATTTCCCTACACAGGAGCACGAGCCCCCAGTGATGAGCGCTGGCtgaggcagccctggggctctccCACTCCAGTGCTCCTGGCCAGATGTGAGGCTGTGA contains:
- the PIK3R6 gene encoding phosphoinositide 3-kinase regulatory subunit 6 isoform X1, translating into MLRWTLHKKIDQNPSTSCVLVRILVKELERAERGDLWHYIIPLLHTLMYTLIQAPCIPDELCARVYDFCKRLLTLPKPFCTIGLDYASRLQVERTAPGTLYQRMVISEQSLPSAPFPYQEKIFIFADPELLPEAICNVLVTDTEAAQVSQSPQGCMSCVVTHALQAALGDTCDVLGLRARLQALPPGEVEHWFQQVVAAVEGAGSEGGWERGQHTARLERIYHGLLGSSPAGNAPREGLQGTPLPNPSISFHLWTEDEQLWKELVLFLRPLSQSCEPDCLGQDLDALEMQDMLADCGCCGRSRFSVLSTDSGIERDLPAQDEPCAPCAADPERSRLHRKGGIKKKLSPLESVALLQAGSNVPGGKPPGKLPRRAGVSPEPAASLQRLHTARVVLLGDDRILGRLAQAFHSLRKREARRVFLTPRLNLQLYHIPVLPGQPHPAAAADQADPEELCEVAGYLGRADPWYESNINTLCHMIPKLANMPSSPSRALVTDLFLTDVIAYYARMGTQPVCFQVHSVKVLFQDPAQDPAEDVFLTELLTQVQDSPSHRELSTTKKKSALDGPGIDLSVTYRKVVLSDRQKELALSLRSTGLLMKAIPAEEAEELGCLSVTITEIIRINNLAGRSFSAVANRFKTRNIRIRSPEQRPFTVRLDKDSRRTYRDVIGLEVSPCLEPSYCLQKTRTMKFSPHETEDVGLVKYLPKSLLLPINTFAGVMQ
- the PIK3R6 gene encoding phosphoinositide 3-kinase regulatory subunit 6 isoform X2 — translated: MLRWTLHKKIDQNPSTSCVLVRILVKELERAERGDLWHYIIPLLHTLMYTLIQAPCIPDELCARVYDFCKRLLTLPKPFCTIGLDYASRLQVERTAPGTLYQRMVISEQSLPSAPFPYQEKIFIFADPELLPEAICNVLVTDTEAAQVSQSPQGCMSCVVTHALQAALGDTCDVLGLRARLQALPPGEVEHWFQQVVAAVEGAGSEGGWERGQHTARLERIYHGLLGSSPAGNAPREGLQGTPLPNPSISFHLWTEDEQLWKELVLFLRPLSQSCEPDCLGQDLDALEMQDMLADCGCCGRSRFSVLSTDSGIERDLPAQDEPCAPCAADPERSRLHRKGGIKKKLSPLESVALLQAGSNVPGGKPPGKLPRRAGVSPEPAASLQRLHTARVVLLGDDRILGRLAQAFHSLRKREARRVFLTPRLNLQLYHIPVLPGQPHPAAAADQADPEELCEVAGYLGRADPWYESNINTLCHMIPKLANMPSSPSRALVTDLFLTDVIAYYARMGTQPVCFQVHSVKVLFQDPAQDPAEDVFLTELLTQVQDSPSHRELSTTKKKSALDGPGIDLSVTYRKARTERLW